Genomic segment of Capsicum annuum cultivar UCD-10X-F1 unplaced genomic scaffold, UCD10Xv1.1 ctg21891, whole genome shotgun sequence:
TTTAACCtattttggtaaatttttaaataggtggcctattttagtcactttttttttattttgtggcttATGGAAAACCTAATCTTTCTATACACATAATGGCCTAGGGCTGCTTATCGGTTGGATAATTATACTTAGCGATTCGGCTCACTGATTAtcgattttaaaatatattaatccgCTGGCCACCCAATAAGATAACGGTTGGTTCAGTATCGGATTAGCAATTAACGGACGGTTATTGGATGGTGTAATggataaatttaagagagaatgaaatatGAAGTGATTATTGGTAGTTGCTCCGCTTCTTCACCGACTAAGTTGTTTGTAtactatgattgatctatttatcaatcttttaggctTTTTGAGTTTTGTTAGgttaaaacataaaatcaaataagaattttcttctaggcctaaaatatatgtagaaatatttttaactaCTGGATTGaccaaaaaaacaaattaaaactttaatattatttaaatttttatgttttatatcaaaTTTTGGGAAGGACACATTTGGGTTGGTTCATTTTAATTGCGGTCCTTTGTGTTGTCAagaataattttatgttttggtttaagaattaatttcagattttctttacattttagggAGTCTGACTGCACTTTATGGTTAAATGTCACAAGAAGAGACatgttattttctaaactaagaagtgaatagaataataaatgaagTTTTATACGTTGAATTGACAAAAGATACTTATATATCTAGGGGTAaagatataattataataattcttaatgggttaacggtttactcgataagaaaattgagtaatccaTCTCTCACCAATAAgctattaattataaattttttatcaattctCCAACCATTAATTCGATAACTTATTACCAATTAATCAATAAACTAATTTTACGGTTGGGTTAACGGTCACGGTTCGAATTTGAACAGCCCTATAAtgacttatttatacaataacaTCATGGTTAAGGACTAACAAGCTAATTAACACCCTTTGTGAATGAACCTGACATAATAGATATTTCCATCATCTTCCACTTTATCTTTCTCTGTGCTTTCACACGAGAAGGATCCATATAATTAAACCAATTATTCAACCATTCTCGTGACTTTATGAACTATCTTCCAAGTGTGAGATTAATATAAGGGAATGCTCAAGCTctattaagtgaaggaaaacatATTTTCCTTTACATAATCTTGCACCATTTCACGCAAATAAAAAGGCCGCGCAAACCGGCATAGCACTTTACTACACTGTCACATCACCAACCTCCTAAACTTGGCACAAACTTTTACTTTGCCACATCAAGtagatatttttcattttaagccTGCATAAGGTGCTTAAAATGAACGTCTATTTGAAggtgtcaaaataaaaattcgTGTAAAGTTTAGAGATCTGACGATGTGTTTCGCCTCTTCTTTTATTTACCATCccatatttaatgaaaaataaaatagtactTCTTTCGTCTTAATTAATgtgacatatttttctttttaattcgtcCTAACAAAAATGTCATGTTTCCTTATTTCACAACTATTTAATGGTACTATTCCTATCGATCCTCATTTGGTCCTATGTAACAAGAAAAGTCAACCGAAAAGAACACTAAAATGACTTTAATAAGGGTATATTAGTAAACACAACATAGTATTCTCTTGGGGATTGTTTGGTTGAAAAAAAGTTATCCTGATGATTAATTTCGAGATTAGTTATTCTATcatgtatatgagataacttattccatcattaTGCTGttatggtgggataaataatttcgATACTAGCTTATACCTCACACTAAtcatggaataaaataatttttcattttatcctGTAACTATTTATTCGTTATACCTCACACTAAAATactccttatttcttaaactgtCTGGTCAAATTAAGCCACGTAAATTATGACGAAAGAAAAGTAGTGTACAATTTTCTCAAAATTCACTAGTTTTGATAGACAAATCGAGTATCCTAGTTCCTAAGTGATACTCTAATGTAATATTTGTCGCATAATATCAATTATTATAAccaatttctttttaattcacaaaaaaaaccacatttctttcaagaaaataaaaaaagcacTCATATGTAATGAATTAGTAATTTTTTGATTCCTTTTTCCCGGAAGGGTTTTTTCTTCATCTGCAGCCAAAGCCTTGGTCACACGGGTCAAAGTTACGAGCGAGACATATCCACCCATCCACCCACCCACTCAACTGCTCTGGCTCCGGCTCCGGCTCAAAAGTGGATCGTTAGTCGTTCCCTGGGGCTTGAAAATTGGAATCTCCTTTTATCGTACGATTCGTTGCTTGCTTGCTGCCAATCAACTATTAAAGAAAGCACTGGGGGCGCATCACGCACCTGGCTGACCCTATTAATCCTCTTTTTCAATCCCAATTGATTGTTTGCAGTTATTagtaaaagaagagaaagatgggTGATGTTTGGGCATGgcttctcttcttctttattctcgTTGTTCTCCTTGTTATGCTTGTTTTTCAGGTATATCTCCTAAATCTTATTGCTATTACTTTCTTCTATCTTGTATTAAGAATACTTTAATTAGAGTTGTTAACATGCTTTACAACTCTAAATTTGGCTGCTAAAATGGACAACTAAAatgaaacatatatttttttatagggCCAAGTAAAATTAAACGGAGGGAGCACTAGATTTAAAGTTAGGGGTTTAATTAAGTTCAATAACAAGAAGAACAAATCCAATGTAGTCCATAGGCGGGGTCCTGGGAGGATAGAGTGTCCCGTGTGCGCAGACCTTATCCCTACCTTAGTGTTTGATTAATTTGGTAATGCAAATGGGAAATTCGTATTGCATTTAGTGTTGTTTGTTAGTTGATGGGATTTCACAGTCTACTGAAGATGATATATTTTTTGGGCAAATGTTGATTAAGATTCGTTTAGGTTTTTGAAATTTCGTGTTGGTTTTAGCGCTAATAAGCACCTAAAAATATAAGATTCTATGATGGTGATTCGTTGAACATTGACTTCAAATAAGCTGTAAGCTGTCATCCTAGGGATTATAGTACTAAATTTAAGTTGCATATAACTTTCTTGTAGAGTTCAGAGAATGAGATTCTGGTCTTGTTCAACTATCATTTAGTTAAAGTATAATTTGTCATGATGGAGTTTCGTGTAAGGGCTTATTCGGTATACAAATATGTGTTGCCTATTAGATACTTCAAATTATACCAAATCAGATCTTGGGTTTTATGAGCTTCTTATTTCTGTTATAAAGATATCCTACATACACGTGCGTgcgtttatatatatacacatacaaatATGTATACATTAATTTGGATAAGAGCCGTTATCTATAACTGCTCAGCAGCACCAGCTAGTTGTTAGGTAGCTTCTATTGAGTATGGCATGGCGAAACTGTACCATCTATTGAGTATAACATGCAGAAAACTGCAGAGAACTtgcatttttaattttctttttttctgtttCTATGATGAAGTCTGACATTTGAAATGCATTACAGCTAATGTGCTTATCAGATCTAGAGTTTGATTATATCAACCCATATGACTCTGCATCTcgtattaatggagttgttttaccTGAGTTCATCACACAAGGAGTTCTGTGCTTGCTGTATCTGATAACAGGGCATTGGTTCATGTCGCTTCTATGTGTTCCTTACATGTGCTACAATTATAGATTGTAAGTttcctctcatctttttcttcatgGCTGATTTGCAAATGAAATTAAGTTTTGATCAGATTCATATTAGCTAATTTGTGGATTACTGCATTCGTGTAAACACTGCTTAGGAAGCATATATTAGTTGTTATAGCATGTTGATGAGACCACAAATGTGTAGAGATGGAATTTTACATAGACTGATGCTTTTATAAGCCACTTTTACATAGACTAAGCATCCATACATTTTCTTTCAATGTTCATGGTTTTCTTAGGATTCTTATTTGTCAATGAACTGTTAGAAGTCTGGCGATAtgtttctttgtgagagtgaaaCTTGGTATCACCCTTGGTTTATAGACTTTGTGAGCGGAATTGAATTTTGTCCAGAAGAAACTCCTTTTTTCccgtttgaatttttttttggtggAGCAATCTACTTGTCTTTTATTCGTTAGAATTGTGgcagaccaaaaataaataaataaataaatctgccATCCCTCTAACAGCAAGATTTAGATATTGTATCACACAATTCAGTGTGGAATCAAAGAGAGCAGAATTCTTGAACTTGAGTCTCATAACCACCTACCGATatgaatatttcatttttttgttgctAAACTAAATAATAAAGCTATGCCCTCTTTAGTTATTTATGCTTTATAGATTAGTTGGTGCGTACAATTCAGCAACGATCTTTCTGGTGTATTTTGTGGATTTTCTGTGATGTTGAGTTATTTCCTAGTCTCAAGGTTATCAGCAAATCTAGTGTGTCTCACAATTTTCTTGAATGCCGTAATAAAAGGAACATAGGAGTTTGTCTCAAGGTATTTGACCAAATAGGATTGTCCAGTTCCTATAGAACCTGTCACTAAAATACCCCTAGAGGGGAATAAGGCTAAGCTTTTCAAGTTCTGTCAGGATTGCAACTGTGTGATTTCGGCAGGCTCATATTAGTACATGTGGTCCTTTTTGGTCCAGTTTCACATTGCTTAATTCTTAAACCTACCTACCACATTGAATCTTAATGAACCCTTGAAATTTACTTCCAAAGCTTGAGTGTTCCTCATGAAATGTTATGATCAAGGTCTATGAAAGCCCAGTTGCTTGGACTGTCGGTATGTCCATGAGGCAGACTGGAACGTTTTGAGCAAACCTGGCGTCCAACATGACTATTTAGGTAATTAGTTGGTAGTTTAAGCAAATATTTTTTGGCAGTATTGTGGATTTGCAATGAATAAATGCTCATAATTGGCATGCTGATAGATAGTTTGAGCTGTGCTATTAAATTTTGGAACGAGGGATCTGGAATTTTTAC
This window contains:
- the LOC124890674 gene encoding protein cornichon homolog 4-like (The sequence of the model RefSeq protein was modified relative to this genomic sequence to represent the inferred CDS: added 166 bases not found in genome assembly), with the protein product MGDVWAWLLFFFILVVLLVMLVFQLMCLSDLEFDYINPYDSASRINGVVLPEFITQGVLCLLYLITGHWFMSLLCVPYMCYNYRLYTRRQHLVDVTEIFNLLNWEKKQRLFKLGYIILLLFVSLFWLIYSALEDDEESL